One region of Mus musculus strain C57BL/6J chromosome 15, GRCm38.p6 C57BL/6J genomic DNA includes:
- the Eif3l gene encoding eukaryotic translation initiation factor 3 subunit L encodes MSYPADDYESEAAYDPYAYPGDYDMHTGDPKQDLAYERQYEQQTYQVIPEVIKNFIQYFHKTVSDLIDQKVYELQASRVSSDVIDQKVYEIQDIYENSWTKLTERFFKNTPWPEAEAIAPQVGNDAVFLILYKELYYRHIYAKVSGGPSLEQRFESYYNYCNLFNYILNADGPAPLELPNQWLWDIIDEFIYQFQSFSQYRCKTAKKSEGEMDFLRSNPKVWNVHSVLNVLHSLVDKSNINRQLEVYTSGGDPESVAGEYGRHSLYKMLGYFSLVGLLRLHSLLGDYYQAIKVLENIELNKKSMYSRVPECQVTTYYYVGFAYLMMRRYQDAIRVFANILLYIQRTKSMFQRTTYKYEMINKQNEQMHALLAIALTMYPMRIDESIHLQLREKYGDKMLRMQKGDPQVYEELFSYACPKFLSPVVPNYDNVHPNYHKEPFLQQLKVFSDEVQQQAQLSTIRSFLKLYTTMPVAKLAGFLDLTEQEFRIQLLVFKHKMKNLVWTSGISALDGEFQSASEVDFYIDKDMIHIADTKVARRYGDFFIRQIHKFEELNRTLKKMGQRP; translated from the exons ATGTCTTACCCCGCTGATGACTACGAGTCTGAG GCTGCTTATGATCCCTACGCCTACCCGGGCGACTATGATATGCACACAG GAGATCCGAAGCAGGACCTTGCCTATGAGCGGCAGTATGAGCAGCAGACATATCAGGTGATACCGGAAGTGATCAAAAACTTCATCCAGTACTTCCACAAGACTGTCTCCGATTTGATTGACCAGAAGGTGTACGAGCTTCAGGCCAGCCGCGTCTCGAGTGATGTCATTGACCAGAAGGTGTACGAGATCCAGGACATTTACGAGAACAG CTGGACCAAGCTAACTGAAAGGTTCTTCAAGAATACACCGTGGCCTGAGGCAGAAGCAATTGCACCCCAAGTTGGCAATG ATGCCGTATTCCTAATTTTGTACAAAGAATTGTACTACAGGCATATTTACGCCAAAGTCAGT GGGGGTCCCTCCTTAGAACAGAGGTTCGAATCTTATTACAACTACTGCAATCTCTTCAACTACATCCTCA ATGCGGATGGACCTGCGCCCCTTGAACTCCCCAACCAGTGGCTCTGGGACATCATCGATGAGTTCATCTACCAG TTCCAGTCATTCAGTCAGTACCGCTGCAAGACGGCCAAGAAGTCAGAGGGAGAGATGGACTTCCTTAGGTCCAACCCTAAAGTCTGGAACGTGCACAGCGTCCTCAACGTGCTGCACTCCCTGGTGGACAAGTCCAACATCAACCGGCAGCTGGAGGTCTACACCAGCGGAG GTGACCCGGAAAGTGTAGCTGGGGAGTATGGACGACACTCCCTCTACAAGATGCTCGGCTACTTCAGCCTGGTGGGGCTTCTGCGCCTGCATTCTCTACTGGGGGATTACTACCAGGCTATCAAGGTGCTGGAGAATATCGAGCTGAACAAGAAA AGCATGTATTCCCGTGTGCCTGAGTGCCAGGTCACCACCTACTATTATGTTGGCTTTGCGTATTTAATGATGCGTCGATATCAGGATGCTATCCGAGTCTTTGCCAACATCCTCCTGTACATCCAGAGGACCAAGAGTATGTTCCAGAGGACCACATACAAATATGAAATG ATTAACAAGCAGAACGAGCAGATGCATGCTCTGCTGGCCATTGCTCTCACCATGTACCCGATGCGGATCGACGAGAGCATACACCTCCAGCTGCGGGAGAAATACGGGGACAAGATGCTGCGCATGCAGAAGGGGGACCCCCAGGTCTATGAGGAACTTTTCAGCTATGCCTGCCCCAAGTTCCTGTCGCCTGTGGTGCCAAACTACGACAATGTCCATCCTAACTACCACAAAGAGCCCTTCCTGCAGCAGCTGAAGGTGTTTTCCGATGAGGTGCAGCAGCAGGCCCAGCTCTCCACCATCCGCAGCTTCCTCAAGCtctacaccaccatgcctgtggCCAAGCTGGCCGGCTTCCTGGACCTCACCGAGCAGGAGTTCCGCATCCAGCTGCTCGTCTTCAAGCACAAGATGAAGAATCTGGTGTGGACCAGTGGCATTTCTGCCCTAGATGGCGAATTCCAGTCGGCCTCGGAGGTGGACTTCTATATTGATAAG GACATGATCCATATTGCAGACACCAAAGTTGCCAGACGCTATGGGGATTTCTTTATCCGACAGATCCACAAGTTTGAAGAG CTTAATCGAACCCTGAAGAAGATGGGACAGAGGCCCTGA